From Gemmatimonadaceae bacterium, a single genomic window includes:
- the sufD gene encoding Fe-S cluster assembly protein SufD produces the protein MTQAAEYVEQFRKFSANGGGEAPEWVRALRSSALDRFTQMGFPTTKNEDWHFTSVAPIAERSFSPLTTPSGDVRRTDLEPYLFVAPDAWHLAVFVNGRFAPELSHLEHLPQGVRVIPLARAWTEAPELTRRIGTVARADTQTFTALNTAFLHDGVVIHVDPDVVVEQPIHMLFATDRHAANGVSYPRNLIVAERHSRATVIESYVGLADVPYFTDAVTEVVVEDGATLSHYKLQREGPQAYHVGAIETVQARDSHYVSFSLAVGAVLSRTNIGTVLGGAGGGVTLNGLYMLDGAQHGDHQTRIEHAQPNCFSRQLYKGVLDGASHGVFNGKVYVDPIAQKTDGKQTNNTLLLSERAQIDTKPQLEIFADDVKCTHGATVGRLDEVSLFYMKSRGIGAEESRKLLTYAFAADVLETIENDAVREGLEAMTMARFTGVV, from the coding sequence GTGACGCAGGCCGCCGAGTACGTGGAGCAGTTTCGTAAGTTCTCGGCCAACGGGGGGGGCGAGGCGCCGGAGTGGGTGCGCGCGCTGCGCAGCTCGGCGCTCGACCGGTTCACGCAGATGGGGTTCCCCACCACCAAGAACGAGGACTGGCACTTCACCAGCGTGGCGCCGATCGCGGAGCGGAGCTTCTCGCCGCTCACCACGCCCAGCGGCGATGTGCGGCGCACCGATCTCGAACCGTATCTGTTCGTGGCGCCCGACGCCTGGCACCTGGCGGTGTTCGTCAATGGGCGGTTCGCACCCGAGCTGTCGCATCTGGAGCATCTGCCGCAGGGCGTGCGGGTGATCCCGCTGGCCCGGGCCTGGACCGAGGCGCCCGAACTCACGCGGCGCATCGGCACCGTGGCCCGCGCCGACACGCAGACCTTCACGGCGCTCAACACCGCGTTCCTCCACGACGGCGTGGTGATCCACGTGGACCCGGACGTGGTGGTGGAGCAGCCAATCCATATGCTATTCGCCACCGACCGCCACGCGGCCAACGGGGTGTCGTATCCGCGCAATCTGATCGTGGCCGAACGGCATTCGCGGGCCACCGTGATCGAGAGCTACGTGGGGTTGGCCGACGTGCCGTATTTCACCGATGCCGTGACCGAGGTGGTGGTGGAGGACGGCGCCACGCTCAGCCATTACAAGCTGCAGCGCGAAGGGCCGCAGGCGTACCACGTGGGAGCGATCGAGACCGTGCAGGCGCGCGACAGCCACTATGTGTCGTTCTCGCTGGCCGTGGGCGCGGTGCTCTCGCGCACGAACATCGGCACCGTGCTGGGCGGCGCCGGCGGCGGCGTCACGCTCAACGGATTGTACATGCTGGACGGCGCGCAGCACGGCGACCATCAGACGCGCATCGAGCACGCGCAGCCCAACTGTTTCAGCCGCCAGCTGTACAAGGGCGTGCTGGACGGCGCGTCGCACGGGGTGTTCAACGGCAAGGTGTACGTGGATCCCATTGCCCAGAAGACCGACGGCAAGCAGACCAACAACACGCTACTGTTGTCGGAGAGGGCGCAGATCGACACCAAGCCGCAGCTGGAGATCTTCGCCGACGACGTGAAGTGCACCCACGGCGCTACCGTGGGGCGGCTGGACGAGGTGTCGCTCTTCTATATGAAGAGCCGCGGCATCGGCGCCGAGGAGTCGCGCAAGCTGCTCACGTACGCGTTCGCGGCCGACGTGCTGGAGACCATCGAGAACGACGCCGTGCGCGAAGGGTTGGAGGCGATGACGATGGCCAGGTTCACCGGGGTGGTGTAG
- a CDS encoding FHA domain-containing protein: MDLRWGVAYPLSRICTGIGRDASNPILIRDPAASRSHAEVQRSGDSYVLHPIGHGETLVNGLVTAGPRALAEGDVIEIAYTRLRFTRSAPDADVLPAPELPALDADFAERRTEVREIMTTGRLRQLRELRHQLTRPRRAHWRVVTMAVGLGALAVALIIGLVMRLF, from the coding sequence GTGGACCTCCGCTGGGGCGTGGCCTATCCGTTGTCCCGCATATGCACGGGCATCGGCCGCGACGCGTCCAACCCCATCCTCATTCGCGATCCCGCGGCGTCGCGGTCGCACGCCGAGGTGCAGCGCAGCGGGGACAGCTACGTGTTGCACCCCATCGGCCATGGCGAGACCCTGGTGAACGGGCTGGTCACGGCGGGGCCGCGCGCCCTGGCCGAGGGGGACGTGATCGAGATCGCGTACACGCGGCTGCGGTTCACGCGCTCGGCGCCGGACGCCGACGTGTTGCCGGCCCCCGAGCTGCCGGCGCTGGACGCCGACTTCGCAGAGCGGAGGACGGAGGTCCGCGAGATCATGACCACGGGCCGCCTGCGGCAGCTCAGGGAGCTGCGGCACCAGCTCACCCGGCCGCGGCGGGCGCACTGGCGGGTGGTGACGATGGCGGTGGGGCTGGGCGCGCTTGCGGTCGCCCTGATCATCGGGCTGGTGATGCGCCTGTTCTAG
- the sufB gene encoding Fe-S cluster assembly protein SufB, with protein MSSSIDSLVSKEYQYGFVTNVEADTIPPGLSEDVVRLISGKKLEPEFMLNWRLKAFRRWQTMQEPHWPNVHYDPIDYQGSSYYSAPRSVKPKQSLDEVDPELLRTYEKLGIPLFEQKLLAGVAVDAIFDSVSVGTTMQAQLAEHGVIFCSLGEAVQKHPDLVEKYLGSVVPYSDNFFAALNSAVFSDGSFVYVPKGVRCPIELSTYFRINAADTGQFERTLIVADEGAYVSYLEGCTAPKRSTNQLHAAVVELVALKGATIKYSTVQNWYAGDKEGKGGIYNFVTKRGKAFENAKISWTQVETGSAITWKYPSVILQGDNSVGEFYSVAVVNNYQQADTGTKMLHLGKNTRSNIVSKGISAGHGNNSYRGRVFVGPKATGARNYTQCDSMLVGNQCGAHTFPYIEVKNNTAQVEHEASTSKIGEDQIFYLKQRGLSAEQAVSMIVSGFCKEVFKELPMEFALEAQQLLGITLEGSVG; from the coding sequence ATGAGTTCGTCCATCGATTCGCTGGTCAGCAAGGAATATCAGTACGGCTTCGTCACCAACGTCGAGGCGGACACGATCCCGCCCGGACTGAGCGAGGACGTGGTGCGTCTGATTTCCGGAAAGAAGCTGGAGCCGGAGTTCATGCTGAACTGGCGGCTCAAGGCGTTCCGGCGGTGGCAGACGATGCAGGAGCCGCACTGGCCGAACGTGCACTACGACCCGATCGACTACCAGGGGTCGAGCTACTACTCGGCGCCCAGGTCGGTGAAGCCCAAGCAGTCGCTGGACGAGGTGGATCCCGAGCTGCTCCGGACGTACGAGAAGCTGGGCATTCCGCTGTTCGAGCAGAAGCTGCTGGCGGGCGTGGCCGTGGACGCGATCTTCGACTCGGTGTCGGTGGGCACGACGATGCAGGCGCAGCTTGCCGAGCACGGGGTGATCTTCTGCTCGCTGGGCGAGGCCGTGCAGAAGCATCCCGACCTGGTGGAGAAGTATCTGGGCTCGGTGGTGCCGTACAGCGACAACTTCTTCGCGGCGCTCAATTCGGCGGTGTTCTCCGACGGCTCGTTCGTGTACGTGCCCAAGGGCGTGCGCTGCCCCATCGAGTTGTCCACGTACTTCCGGATCAATGCCGCCGACACGGGCCAATTCGAGCGCACGCTGATCGTGGCCGACGAGGGGGCGTACGTGAGCTACCTCGAGGGGTGCACGGCGCCCAAGCGGAGCACCAACCAGCTGCACGCGGCGGTGGTGGAGCTGGTGGCGCTCAAGGGCGCGACCATCAAGTACTCCACGGTGCAGAACTGGTACGCCGGCGACAAGGAAGGCAAGGGCGGCATCTACAACTTCGTCACCAAGCGCGGCAAGGCATTCGAGAATGCCAAGATCTCGTGGACGCAGGTGGAGACCGGCTCGGCCATCACGTGGAAGTATCCGAGCGTGATCCTGCAGGGCGACAATTCGGTGGGCGAGTTCTACTCGGTGGCCGTGGTGAACAACTACCAGCAGGCCGACACCGGGACCAAGATGCTGCACCTGGGCAAGAACACGCGCAGCAACATCGTGTCCAAGGGAATCAGCGCCGGTCACGGGAACAACTCGTACCGTGGGCGGGTGTTCGTGGGCCCCAAGGCCACCGGAGCGCGCAACTACACGCAGTGCGACTCGATGCTCGTGGGCAACCAGTGCGGGGCGCACACGTTCCCGTACATCGAGGTCAAGAACAACACGGCGCAGGTGGAGCACGAAGCGAGCACGTCCAAGATCGGCGAGGATCAGATCTTCTATCTCAAGCAGCGCGGGCTCAGCGCCGAGCAGGCGGTGAGCATGATCGTGAGCGGCTTCTGCAAGGAAGTGTTCAAGGAACTTCCGATGGAGTTCGCATTGGAAGCGCAACAGCTATTGGGGATCACGTTGGAAGGAAGCGTCGGGTAA
- a CDS encoding thioredoxin family protein has protein sequence MHTNTNFELDADRWQAAPTFAEWLPTAQKNADLWQAVYKLAQVPDEFVARAARAGGPWHLLVLSEDWCGDAVNSVPVVQRLVERVPTLDLRIMGRDANPDVMDAHLTGKSKSIPVVILLDAGFQELGWWGPRPAELQAWVLGPGHALPTDDRYREIRRWYARDHGRSVLDEVVSMVERGAAGA, from the coding sequence ATGCACACCAACACGAATTTCGAGCTGGACGCCGACCGCTGGCAGGCGGCGCCCACCTTTGCCGAATGGCTCCCCACGGCGCAGAAGAACGCCGATCTCTGGCAGGCGGTCTACAAGCTGGCGCAGGTGCCCGACGAATTCGTCGCCCGGGCCGCCCGGGCCGGCGGCCCGTGGCACCTGCTGGTGCTCAGCGAGGACTGGTGCGGCGACGCGGTGAACAGCGTGCCCGTGGTGCAGCGGCTGGTGGAGCGCGTGCCCACGCTGGACCTGCGCATCATGGGCCGCGACGCCAACCCCGACGTGATGGACGCCCATCTCACGGGCAAGTCCAAGTCCATTCCCGTGGTCATCCTGCTCGACGCCGGATTCCAGGAACTGGGCTGGTGGGGACCGCGCCCCGCGGAGCTGCAGGCCTGGGTGCTGGGCCCCGGGCACGCCCTGCCCACGGACGATCGGTACCGCGAGATCCGCCGCTGGTATGCCCGCGACCACGGTCGCTCCGTGCTCGACGAGGTGGTGTCGATGGTGGAACGCGGCGCGGCCGGCGCATGA
- a CDS encoding Rieske 2Fe-2S domain-containing protein → MSEFQPLADLADLPEGSLLAVTNAAGEAICLANVNGRVSALVDCCSHAEFPLSDGVIHRDGTVECVWHGARFDCLSGAACKGPAVDAVQTYEVRVENGKILVGPKRGAEVAR, encoded by the coding sequence GTGAGCGAGTTCCAGCCGCTGGCCGACCTGGCCGACCTGCCCGAGGGCTCGCTGCTGGCCGTGACCAACGCCGCCGGCGAAGCCATCTGCCTGGCGAATGTGAACGGTCGGGTGTCGGCGCTGGTGGATTGTTGCAGCCACGCCGAGTTTCCGCTGTCCGACGGAGTGATCCATAGGGATGGGACCGTGGAGTGCGTGTGGCACGGCGCGCGGTTCGATTGCCTGAGCGGCGCGGCGTGCAAGGGGCCCGCCGTGGACGCCGTGCAGACGTACGAGGTGCGCGTGGAGAACGGGAAGATTCTCGTGGGGCCCAAGCGGGGCGCGGAGGTGGCGCGGTGA
- a CDS encoding xanthine dehydrogenase family protein subunit M produces MTPFTYHRPASVDDAARELARDRAAPMGGGTDLLVAMGEGLAAPTALVDLRAAAGADVIAPQPDGTLRIGGAARVHDVAHHPAVRERWPALAQACEAVGTPTLRHMGTMGGNLCQRPRCWYFRRGISCYKSGGDACPAVDGENQYLAIVDGGPCHAVHPSDPAVALTALEATVEITRQGAVRWVPMAGFYVKPHEHPDRETVLEPGEFVSAIVLPDHSAGGTQGYHKLMQREAWDFALASIAWARYASGDVRMVLGGVAPAPWRVNPSVEEDVASGGLDDDSIASLAERALYDARPLSKNGYKVELAASLLRQAMRELSG; encoded by the coding sequence GTGACTCCGTTCACGTATCATCGCCCCGCGTCGGTGGACGATGCCGCGCGCGAGCTCGCGCGAGACCGTGCCGCGCCGATGGGCGGCGGCACGGACCTCCTGGTGGCCATGGGCGAAGGCCTGGCCGCGCCGACCGCGCTGGTGGATCTCCGCGCTGCCGCGGGGGCAGACGTCATCGCACCGCAGCCCGACGGCACGCTGCGCATCGGCGGCGCGGCCCGCGTGCACGACGTGGCGCACCACCCGGCCGTGCGCGAGCGGTGGCCGGCGCTGGCGCAGGCCTGCGAGGCCGTGGGCACGCCCACGCTGCGCCACATGGGCACGATGGGCGGCAACCTGTGTCAGCGCCCCCGCTGCTGGTACTTCCGGCGCGGCATCTCCTGCTACAAGAGCGGCGGCGATGCCTGTCCCGCCGTGGACGGCGAGAATCAGTACCTCGCGATCGTGGATGGCGGACCCTGCCACGCGGTGCACCCGTCCGATCCGGCCGTGGCGCTCACGGCGCTCGAGGCCACGGTGGAGATCACGCGCCAGGGGGCGGTGCGGTGGGTGCCGATGGCCGGCTTCTATGTAAAGCCGCACGAGCACCCCGACCGCGAGACGGTGCTGGAGCCCGGCGAGTTCGTGAGCGCCATCGTGCTCCCCGACCACTCGGCGGGCGGCACGCAGGGCTACCATAAACTGATGCAGCGCGAGGCGTGGGACTTCGCGCTGGCGAGCATCGCGTGGGCCCGGTACGCGTCGGGCGACGTGCGGATGGTGCTGGGCGGCGTGGCGCCGGCGCCCTGGCGGGTGAATCCGTCGGTCGAGGAGGACGTGGCCTCCGGCGGGCTGGACGACGATTCGATCGCGTCGCTGGCCGAACGCGCGCTGTACGACGCCCGGCCGCTGTCGAAGAACGGCTACAAGGTGGAGCTGGCGGCGTCGCTGCTCCGCCAGGCGATGCGGGAACTCTCGGGCTGA
- the sufC gene encoding Fe-S cluster assembly ATPase SufC encodes MLDIHALHAAVDGKEILKGIDLTVRAGEVHAVMGPNGSGKSTLAQVLAGNPAYEVTAGTVTYDGRDLLEMPPEERAQQGIFLAFQYPVEIPGVSNAYFFRAAYNEVRKARGLEEMDPLEFAGLMDEKLKLVEMDPSMLNRSVNAGFSGGEKKRNEILQMAVLEPKLAILDETDSGLDIDALRIVADGVNKLKRPDNATIVVTHYQRLLNYIVPDFVHVLANGRIVKSGGKELALELEARGYDWITGGSPAGVGA; translated from the coding sequence ATGCTTGATATTCACGCCCTCCATGCGGCGGTCGACGGCAAGGAAATCCTCAAGGGCATCGATCTCACCGTTCGCGCCGGCGAAGTGCACGCCGTCATGGGCCCCAACGGCTCCGGCAAGAGCACACTGGCGCAGGTGCTGGCCGGCAACCCGGCGTACGAGGTCACCGCGGGCACGGTCACGTACGACGGCCGGGACCTGCTCGAGATGCCGCCCGAGGAGCGGGCGCAGCAGGGCATCTTCCTCGCCTTCCAGTATCCGGTGGAGATTCCGGGCGTGTCCAACGCCTACTTCTTCCGCGCCGCGTACAACGAGGTGCGCAAGGCGCGGGGATTGGAGGAGATGGATCCGCTCGAGTTCGCCGGCCTGATGGATGAGAAGCTCAAGCTGGTGGAGATGGATCCGTCCATGCTCAACCGGTCGGTGAACGCCGGCTTCTCGGGCGGCGAGAAGAAGCGCAACGAGATCCTGCAGATGGCGGTGCTCGAGCCCAAGCTGGCGATTCTCGACGAGACCGACTCGGGGCTGGACATCGACGCGCTGCGCATCGTGGCCGACGGGGTGAACAAGCTCAAGCGTCCCGACAACGCGACGATCGTGGTCACGCACTATCAGCGGCTGCTCAACTACATCGTGCCCGACTTCGTGCACGTGCTGGCCAACGGCCGCATCGTGAAGTCGGGCGGCAAGGAGCTGGCGTTGGAGCTCGAGGCCAGGGGCTACGACTGGATCACGGGCGGATCGCCCGCCGGAGTGGGCGCGTGA
- a CDS encoding SufS family cysteine desulfurase, whose protein sequence is MASRRADFPLLARNPGLHYLDSAATAQKPSVVLDAMREYYETDYANPHRGAYDLSARSTERYDRARRRVAAFVGVRDTDTLIFTRGTTESLNLVASAWGRANVTSGDEIVITGMEHHANFVPWQQLALEKGAALRICELTDDGRIDLAQLRALVGSKTRVVAFSHVSNALGTINPVKEIAAIARSVGALVVCDGAQAAPHLALNVDALDVDFYAFSGHKMCGPMGIGCLVGRRAILEAMPPYQMGGDMIEFVYDERSTWNVLPHKFEAGTPNVAGAVGLAAACEYLDGIGMPAVRAHEVELLELAQKLLGEIPGVKIYGPASVADRSGVVSFTLEGVHPHDLATILDQDGVCVRAGHHCAQPLMRRLKVPATARASVYVYNEAGDVEALGAGVEKARTLFG, encoded by the coding sequence ATGGCGTCGCGTCGCGCGGACTTTCCGCTGCTCGCAAGGAACCCCGGGCTCCACTATCTGGACTCGGCGGCCACCGCGCAGAAGCCATCGGTGGTGCTCGATGCCATGCGCGAGTACTACGAGACCGATTATGCCAATCCGCACCGTGGGGCGTACGATCTGTCGGCGCGGAGCACCGAGCGGTACGACCGGGCGCGCCGGCGCGTGGCGGCCTTTGTCGGCGTCCGTGATACTGATACGCTAATATTCACCCGCGGCACCACCGAGTCGCTGAATCTCGTGGCCAGCGCGTGGGGGCGGGCGAATGTGACATCGGGTGATGAGATCGTGATCACCGGGATGGAGCATCACGCCAACTTCGTGCCCTGGCAGCAGCTGGCGCTGGAGAAGGGCGCGGCGTTGCGGATCTGCGAGCTCACCGACGACGGGCGCATCGACCTGGCGCAGTTGCGGGCGCTCGTGGGCTCGAAGACCCGTGTGGTGGCGTTCAGCCATGTGTCCAACGCGCTCGGGACCATCAATCCGGTTAAGGAGATCGCGGCCATCGCGCGCTCGGTGGGGGCGCTGGTGGTGTGCGACGGGGCGCAGGCGGCGCCGCATCTGGCGTTGAACGTGGATGCGCTCGACGTGGACTTCTATGCTTTCAGCGGGCACAAGATGTGCGGACCCATGGGCATCGGGTGCCTGGTGGGGCGCAGGGCGATTCTCGAGGCCATGCCGCCCTACCAGATGGGCGGCGACATGATCGAGTTCGTGTACGACGAGCGGAGCACGTGGAACGTGCTGCCCCACAAGTTCGAGGCCGGCACGCCCAACGTGGCCGGCGCCGTGGGGTTGGCGGCGGCGTGCGAGTATCTGGACGGGATCGGGATGCCGGCCGTTCGGGCGCACGAGGTTGAGCTGCTCGAATTGGCGCAGAAGCTGCTCGGGGAGATTCCCGGCGTGAAGATCTACGGGCCGGCGTCAGTGGCCGATCGCAGCGGCGTGGTGAGCTTCACGCTCGAGGGGGTGCATCCGCATGATCTGGCCACCATCCTGGATCAGGATGGGGTGTGTGTAAGGGCCGGGCATCATTGCGCGCAGCCGTTGATGAGGCGGTTGAAGGTGCCGGCGACGGCCAGGGCGAGCGTGTATGTGTATAACGAGGCGGGGGATGTGGAGGCGTTGGGGGCGGGGGTGGAAAAGGCCAGGACACTATTCGGGTGA
- a CDS encoding M23 family metallopeptidase, whose product MKPLPPRASAVLLFALAASGCVQSLAPSVVTTSLAPEPAPSAPSAPPPASAPARLALATAGMANAALASHDLEIPVAGASPYSLEDSFDSPREGGREHHAIDILAPRGTPVLAADDGRVLRLSSNTLGGITVYTIDRTGEFVYYYAHLEGYRDGLHAGDIVSRGDTLGYVGTTGDAPANVPHLHFQILQMPPNGRYWEGDPIDPFPLLS is encoded by the coding sequence ATGAAGCCACTGCCGCCGCGAGCTTCCGCCGTCCTGCTCTTTGCCCTGGCCGCGTCCGGGTGCGTGCAGAGCCTGGCGCCATCGGTCGTCACCACGTCTTTGGCCCCCGAGCCGGCCCCATCGGCCCCATCGGCCCCACCGCCCGCATCGGCCCCGGCGCGGCTGGCCCTGGCCACCGCCGGCATGGCCAACGCCGCCCTGGCCTCGCACGACCTGGAAATCCCGGTGGCCGGCGCGTCGCCCTACAGTCTTGAAGACTCGTTCGACTCGCCGCGCGAGGGAGGCCGGGAGCACCATGCCATAGACATCCTGGCGCCGCGCGGCACGCCGGTGCTGGCCGCCGACGACGGACGGGTGCTGCGGCTGTCCAGCAACACGCTGGGCGGGATCACGGTGTACACGATCGATCGCACGGGGGAGTTCGTGTACTACTACGCCCACCTCGAGGGGTACCGCGACGGGCTGCACGCCGGCGACATCGTGTCCAGGGGCGACACGCTGGGCTACGTGGGCACCACGGGCGACGCGCCCGCGAATGTGCCGCACCTGCACTTCCAGATTCTGCAGATGCCGCCCAACGGCCGGTATTGGGAGGGCGATCCCATCGATCCCTTCCCGTTACTTTCCGA
- a CDS encoding SUF system NifU family Fe-S cluster assembly protein, with amino-acid sequence MSLDSLYQEIILEHNRKPRNFRVMADANRRIDANNPLCGDQLTLWVKLEGDRVADVSFQGLGCAISKASASLMTAAVKGKTAAEAVAIARHMNDLLTGKLDVDKERESLGSLAALSGVSRFPMRVKCASMAWHALEAALDANNAEAVVAGSAS; translated from the coding sequence ATGAGCCTCGATTCGCTGTATCAGGAGATCATCCTGGAGCACAACCGCAAGCCGCGGAACTTTCGCGTCATGGCGGATGCCAATCGCCGGATCGATGCCAACAATCCCCTGTGCGGCGACCAGCTCACGCTGTGGGTGAAGCTCGAGGGCGATCGCGTGGCCGACGTGAGTTTCCAGGGGTTGGGGTGCGCCATCTCCAAGGCGTCGGCGTCGCTGATGACCGCCGCCGTGAAGGGCAAGACCGCGGCCGAGGCGGTGGCCATCGCCCGGCACATGAACGATCTGCTCACCGGCAAGCTGGACGTGGATAAGGAGCGCGAGTCGCTGGGGTCGCTGGCCGCGCTCTCCGGTGTGTCGCGGTTTCCCATGCGGGTGAAGTGCGCGAGCATGGCCTGGCACGCGTTGGAGGCGGCGCTCGACGCGAACAACGCCGAGGCCGTGGTGGCCGGCTCGGCGTCGTGA